A genomic segment from Aridibaculum aurantiacum encodes:
- a CDS encoding sterol desaturase family protein, with product MFENIIDHFQTLEQRPLERMAFIVGGLLIFWIIEGAIPLVKLQYKRNKWKHASINFGFTVIHLVIHTFLAIIIVLMSDWCKANGFGLVYWTNASVLGAILISFLVLDLFGGWLVHITQHKIFHLWRFHVVHHADNNVDVTTGLRHHPIESVLRGIFFFMGILVSGAPMYAVMIFQTLLVLATAFTHANIRLPRWIDNSLSYVFVSPNMHKVHHHYMQPYTDSNYGAVLSIWDRLFGTYRKLDPKDIKYGLDRYYPNEKDEDFKMLLFHPFKNQDLKD from the coding sequence ATGTTCGAAAATATAATTGATCATTTTCAAACGCTGGAGCAACGGCCGCTAGAGCGAATGGCTTTTATAGTTGGCGGCCTGCTTATCTTCTGGATCATTGAAGGAGCCATCCCGCTGGTAAAACTCCAATACAAGCGAAACAAGTGGAAGCATGCAAGTATCAACTTCGGCTTTACGGTTATTCATCTTGTTATTCATACTTTTCTTGCTATCATCATTGTCTTAATGAGCGACTGGTGCAAGGCTAATGGTTTTGGCCTTGTGTACTGGACAAATGCTTCTGTGTTAGGAGCCATACTGATTTCTTTCCTTGTACTGGATCTTTTTGGTGGCTGGCTGGTACACATCACCCAGCATAAGATTTTTCACCTATGGCGGTTCCATGTTGTGCACCATGCCGATAATAATGTAGATGTCACTACAGGCTTACGCCATCACCCGATAGAAAGTGTGCTGAGAGGCATATTCTTCTTTATGGGCATCCTTGTCTCCGGCGCGCCTATGTATGCTGTCATGATCTTCCAGACGTTGCTGGTGCTGGCTACCGCATTTACACATGCTAATATCAGGTTGCCGCGATGGATCGACAATAGCCTGAGCTACGTATTTGTTTCTCCGAATATGCACAAGGTGCACCATCACTACATGCAGCCGTATACCGATAGTAATTATGGCGCGGTTCTTTCCATCTGGGACCGCTTGTTTGGCACCTACCGAAAACTGGATCCCAAGGATATAAAGTATGGCCTTGACAGGTACTATCCTAATGAGAAAGATGAGGATTTTAAGATGTTGCTTTTCCACCCGTTTAAGAACCAGGATTTGAAGGATTAG
- a CDS encoding peptidylprolyl isomerase — protein sequence MSVIQKIRDKYAAVVIAVIALSLIGFILMDAFVGRGSGMGSRSTVVGKVNGEKIDHNEFERKINVAQTMYGQQARREQLIGNVWEQTIDEIVMKQAYDELGLQFTDKELNDVLFGPNAPQWLKNEFTDPATGEFKVNDAKAYFANIKKQQNNPNLEMFQEVYILPTISQGLRQKYMALLSQSAYVPKWMAEKTVADQNAIASFSYVAVPYSSIADTAIKVSDDDVKAYINKHPEQFKQEEASRSISYVSFNATASAEDTAAILNQLSTLRDEFATTTDNEGFINRVTSEIPFFDGYTQGSKMQMSNADAIRNLANGEVYGPYIDANNFVLAKMIDRRQMPDSVKVRHILVKTGEQGRETLSDSIAKARIDSIQRAIQGGADFNSMVVQYSDDQGSKETRGEYDFSSTQFGGLSREFAEVAFYGKTGDKRVVKVENASYSGYHYIEVLNQKGFEPAFKVAYLAKPIDASQSTINAASAVASQFAGSSRNKKQFEENANKQGLQPLQIMDVKPNDYAVPGLGENRSLVRWIYENKAGDVSEPFEVGEKYVVALITGVSEKGLMSVSRARPSAEPLIINEKKAQQIINTKFKGGATLEAIAQGAGQTVQRADSVSFAQPFIPQIGNEPKVTGAAFNKSLQGKISEPIAGNSGVFVVRGESVGAQANTGINVEDTRRQMEMQYKQMSGYRSMEALKKAAKVTDNRFDFY from the coding sequence ATGTCGGTTATTCAAAAAATCAGGGATAAATACGCTGCTGTGGTGATTGCGGTTATTGCCCTTAGTTTGATCGGGTTCATCTTAATGGATGCCTTTGTAGGGCGCGGCTCAGGAATGGGAAGCAGGAGCACTGTAGTAGGTAAGGTGAACGGTGAGAAAATAGACCACAATGAGTTTGAGAGAAAGATCAATGTAGCGCAAACCATGTATGGCCAGCAGGCCCGACGCGAACAACTGATTGGAAATGTATGGGAGCAAACCATTGATGAGATTGTAATGAAGCAGGCGTACGATGAGCTGGGTTTGCAATTCACTGATAAAGAACTGAACGACGTATTGTTTGGACCAAATGCTCCGCAGTGGCTTAAAAATGAATTTACTGACCCGGCAACCGGCGAGTTTAAAGTAAATGACGCAAAGGCATACTTTGCCAACATCAAAAAACAACAGAATAATCCTAACCTGGAAATGTTCCAGGAGGTATATATACTTCCTACTATCAGCCAGGGATTACGCCAGAAGTATATGGCCCTGCTAAGCCAAAGTGCTTACGTGCCAAAGTGGATGGCTGAGAAAACTGTGGCAGATCAAAATGCTATTGCTAGTTTCTCTTATGTAGCTGTTCCTTATTCAAGCATTGCTGATACAGCCATCAAAGTTTCTGACGACGATGTAAAAGCATACATCAATAAACATCCAGAACAATTCAAGCAAGAAGAAGCAAGCCGCAGTATCTCATACGTGAGCTTCAATGCAACTGCAAGCGCAGAAGACACTGCTGCTATCTTAAATCAACTGTCTACACTTCGCGATGAATTTGCTACTACTACTGACAATGAAGGATTCATAAACAGGGTAACCAGCGAAATACCATTTTTTGATGGTTATACACAAGGTTCTAAAATGCAAATGTCAAATGCAGATGCAATCAGGAACCTGGCTAATGGTGAAGTTTACGGACCATATATAGATGCTAACAATTTTGTGTTGGCAAAAATGATTGACCGCAGGCAAATGCCAGATAGCGTTAAGGTTAGACATATCCTGGTAAAGACAGGCGAGCAAGGAAGAGAAACACTTTCTGACAGTATAGCAAAAGCACGTATCGACAGTATTCAAAGAGCGATCCAGGGTGGTGCCGATTTCAACTCTATGGTTGTTCAGTATAGCGACGACCAGGGAAGTAAAGAAACAAGAGGTGAATATGATTTCTCTTCTACTCAATTTGGTGGATTGAGCAGGGAATTTGCTGAAGTTGCTTTTTATGGCAAGACCGGCGACAAGAGAGTTGTGAAGGTTGAAAACGCTTCTTACAGTGGTTACCATTATATAGAAGTATTGAACCAAAAAGGTTTTGAACCAGCCTTCAAAGTAGCTTACCTGGCTAAGCCAATTGATGCAAGTCAATCTACGATCAATGCTGCAAGTGCAGTTGCTTCACAGTTTGCAGGTTCAAGCCGCAACAAAAAGCAATTTGAAGAGAATGCTAACAAGCAAGGTCTTCAGCCGCTACAGATCATGGACGTAAAACCTAATGATTATGCAGTTCCGGGATTAGGTGAAAACCGCAGCCTGGTACGTTGGATTTACGAGAATAAGGCTGGTGATGTAAGTGAGCCTTTTGAAGTAGGTGAGAAATATGTAGTAGCTCTTATTACTGGTGTATCAGAAAAAGGATTGATGAGCGTAAGCCGTGCACGTCCTAGCGCTGAGCCTCTCATCATCAACGAGAAGAAAGCACAGCAGATTATCAACACCAAGTTCAAAGGTGGCGCTACATTGGAAGCTATAGCACAAGGTGCTGGTCAGACAGTGCAGCGTGCTGACAGTGTAAGTTTCGCACAGCCTTTCATTCCCCAGATTGGTAATGAACCAAAAGTAACAGGTGCTGCTTTCAACAAGTCTCTCCAGGGAAAGATCAGCGAGCCAATTGCAGGTAATAGTGGAGTATTCGTAGTAAGAGGTGAAAGCGTTGGTGCACAGGCAAACACTGGCATCAATGTAGAAGATACACGCCGCCAAATGGAAATGCAGTACAAGCAAATGAGTGGCTACCGTAGCATGGAAGCACTTAAGAAAGCTGCTAAGGTTACTGATAACAGGTTTGATTTCTACTAG
- a CDS encoding MmcQ/YjbR family DNA-binding protein, whose protein sequence is MDIELLREYCIQKPGAEECFPFDEHTLVFKVDGKIFLLASLDEHPLRVNVKCDPQKALELREQYAAVIPGYHMNKKHWNTVVVDGTIPRKEVLQMIDDSFNLVKKNKKKTSTKTG, encoded by the coding sequence GTGGATATAGAACTGCTGCGTGAATATTGTATCCAGAAGCCAGGTGCAGAGGAATGTTTTCCTTTTGATGAGCACACTTTGGTTTTTAAAGTTGATGGGAAGATATTTTTACTCGCTTCGCTCGATGAACACCCTCTCCGGGTGAATGTAAAATGCGATCCTCAAAAAGCGCTTGAGCTTCGGGAGCAGTATGCAGCTGTTATACCCGGTTACCACATGAACAAGAAACACTGGAATACAGTGGTTGTAGATGGTACCATTCCCAGGAAAGAAGTGCTGCAAATGATTGATGATTCTTTCAACCTGGTGAAGAAAAATAAAAAGAAAACCAGCACCAAAACTGGCTGA
- a CDS encoding iron-containing alcohol dehydrogenase family protein, whose amino-acid sequence MSSFRNFKMIGYVVFGRGSFNQLNDILKPHRKDNRPMVFLVDNYFENGANGLVKRIPVQENDKVIFADVTYEPKTTYVDSIAQQLKDEYGTVSGVIGIGGGSTLDLAKAVSLMMTNPGSSADYQGWDLVQKAGVYKAGIPTLSGTGAEVSRTTVLTGPTRKLGMNSDFTPFDQIVLDPELIANAPVNQRFYTGMDCYIHCIESLQGTYLNEFSKSYGEKALELCRKVFLEKDTWDEESDDKLMMASYAGGMSIAYSQVGVAHAVSYGLSYLLGTKHGIGNCIVMNQLEEYYPEGVAEFKRMVEKSGAEIPTGICKGLTDEQFDTMINVSLGMKPLWENALGKNWEQVMTRQKLRDLYEKL is encoded by the coding sequence ATGAGTAGTTTTCGCAATTTCAAAATGATTGGTTATGTGGTTTTTGGAAGAGGAAGTTTTAACCAATTGAATGATATATTGAAACCGCATAGGAAGGATAACAGACCAATGGTTTTCCTTGTAGACAACTACTTCGAAAATGGTGCTAATGGCCTTGTAAAAAGGATCCCTGTACAGGAAAATGACAAGGTGATTTTTGCAGATGTAACGTACGAGCCTAAGACAACTTATGTAGATAGTATTGCACAACAATTAAAAGATGAATATGGAACTGTAAGCGGTGTAATAGGCATTGGTGGCGGTTCTACTCTTGATCTTGCTAAGGCTGTAAGCCTCATGATGACCAACCCCGGATCATCTGCCGATTACCAGGGTTGGGACCTGGTACAGAAAGCTGGTGTTTATAAAGCAGGTATTCCTACACTAAGCGGTACCGGTGCTGAAGTAAGCCGCACCACTGTGCTTACAGGCCCTACGCGTAAGCTCGGCATGAACAGCGATTTCACTCCATTCGACCAAATAGTTTTAGATCCTGAATTGATAGCTAATGCACCGGTAAACCAACGCTTTTATACAGGCATGGACTGCTATATACACTGCATTGAAAGCTTGCAGGGAACATACCTGAACGAGTTCAGCAAAAGCTATGGCGAAAAAGCACTGGAACTATGCAGGAAAGTATTTTTAGAAAAAGATACATGGGATGAAGAAAGCGATGACAAGCTAATGATGGCAAGTTATGCCGGCGGTATGAGCATAGCTTATAGCCAGGTAGGTGTAGCACATGCTGTCAGCTATGGCCTTAGCTACTTGCTTGGTACCAAGCATGGCATTGGAAACTGTATCGTCATGAACCAACTGGAAGAATACTACCCGGAAGGAGTAGCGGAGTTTAAACGTATGGTTGAAAAAAGCGGTGCAGAAATACCAACCGGAATTTGCAAGGGATTGACTGATGAACAATTTGATACCATGATAAACGTAAGCCTTGGTATGAAACCTTTATGGGAAAACGCACTTGGTAAAAATTGGGAGCAGGTAATGACGCGACAAAAGCTTCGTGATTTATACGAGAAACTATAA
- a CDS encoding DUF2480 family protein yields the protein MEPIVNRVTESALTTIDLEDFYPKGEITVFDLKDYLFMGLILKEKDFRASLQSHDWEQYRNKYVAVTCSADAIIPMWAYMLVASNLQPVAKEVAFGTGKELVQNVLLQNISKVQAEDYADKRVVVKGCGDVPIPETAYVAITSLLRPVVKSIMYGEPCSTVPIFKKR from the coding sequence ATGGAACCGATAGTAAACAGGGTAACAGAAAGTGCACTTACTACAATAGACCTGGAGGACTTTTATCCAAAAGGCGAGATAACTGTATTTGACCTTAAGGACTACTTGTTCATGGGTCTTATTTTGAAAGAGAAGGATTTCAGAGCATCGCTGCAGTCGCACGACTGGGAGCAATACCGCAATAAATATGTAGCAGTTACCTGCTCTGCAGATGCCATCATTCCTATGTGGGCCTATATGTTGGTAGCTTCCAACTTACAGCCGGTGGCAAAAGAGGTTGCTTTTGGTACCGGGAAAGAACTGGTACAAAATGTCCTTCTTCAAAATATCAGTAAGGTACAAGCAGAGGATTATGCAGACAAACGTGTAGTGGTAAAAGGTTGTGGCGATGTACCTATCCCGGAAACTGCTTACGTAGCTATCACTTCATTACTAAGACCAGTGGTTAAAAGCATTATGTACGGCGAGCCTTGCAGTACAGTGCCTATTTTCAAGAAGCGGTAA
- the kdsB gene encoding 3-deoxy-manno-octulosonate cytidylyltransferase: MNRGSTIAVIPARYAATRFPAKLMQQLGNKSVIRHTYDNTKATGLFDEVFVATDSDIIYNEITSNGGKAVMSIKQHESGSDRIAEAVADMDVDIVVNVQGDEPFVQKEPLQKLLEVFEGEEGQDVQVASLMQVLTEQKLINDPNYVKVAVDNKMNALFFSRSVIPYSRSSEGSIIYYEHIGVYAFRKQALLNFTNWPMTPLESAEKIECLRYLENGVRMKMIVTEYMGVEIDTPEDLERAAKLL; this comes from the coding sequence ATGAATCGTGGTTCCACCATCGCCGTTATTCCTGCCCGTTATGCAGCTACACGTTTCCCTGCCAAGCTAATGCAGCAGTTGGGAAATAAATCTGTGATCAGGCATACGTACGACAATACAAAAGCAACAGGATTATTTGATGAAGTATTTGTAGCTACCGATAGCGACATCATTTACAATGAGATTACCAGCAATGGTGGTAAGGCAGTAATGAGTATAAAGCAACACGAAAGTGGCAGCGACCGGATAGCAGAAGCAGTAGCCGACATGGATGTAGACATAGTAGTGAATGTTCAGGGAGATGAGCCTTTTGTTCAGAAGGAGCCACTGCAGAAACTGTTAGAGGTCTTTGAGGGTGAAGAGGGGCAGGATGTTCAGGTAGCATCGCTGATGCAGGTGCTTACGGAGCAGAAATTAATCAATGATCCTAACTATGTAAAAGTGGCTGTAGATAACAAGATGAATGCGCTGTTCTTTAGCCGATCAGTTATTCCATATTCGCGCAGCAGCGAGGGCAGTATTATCTACTATGAACACATTGGTGTGTATGCTTTCAGGAAACAGGCGTTGCTCAATTTTACCAACTGGCCAATGACACCATTGGAAAGCGCTGAAAAGATAGAATGCCTGCGGTACCTGGAAAATGGCGTCAGGATGAAAATGATAGTAACAGAGTATATGGGAGTAGAAATAGATACACCGGAAGACCTGGAAAGAGCTGCTAAATTGCTTTAG
- the corA gene encoding magnesium/cobalt transporter CorA: MRPHKYIKRIIQPIFTTGRTKEILHVNPTVQPIREEAKEIKIFIYNYDGRHLNEMQAETPEACFDFKDTNNVSWINIDGIRKKDVELICRKFGVHNLIVEDILSVGQRPKTDEIEGIMFCLLNMLYFNDRHCSVEQEQISIVLGKNFVLTFQEDASRDVFDSLREKLRLSSSKIRHSGADYLCYSLIDMIVDHYFVVMESLGEKIEQLEEEIIRNTNTRSLAKINSLRKELIVLKRNVSPVRDLVNGFIKSESELLEDRTTKYFKDVYDHIVQANDLAENYRDMMTSLQDLYLSKVNLKMNEVMKVMAVVTCLLAPATVIGGIFGMNFDIIPYAHNQWGFHVTVGFMLLVPVMMLFIFKRRGWF; encoded by the coding sequence ATGCGTCCTCATAAATACATCAAACGGATTATTCAGCCCATTTTTACTACCGGCCGTACCAAAGAGATCCTTCATGTAAACCCAACCGTTCAACCCATTCGTGAAGAAGCCAAAGAGATCAAGATATTTATTTACAACTACGATGGCCGCCACCTGAACGAGATGCAGGCTGAAACACCGGAAGCGTGTTTTGATTTTAAAGACACGAACAATGTAAGCTGGATAAATATCGATGGCATACGTAAAAAGGATGTAGAACTTATTTGCAGAAAGTTTGGAGTACACAACCTGATAGTGGAAGATATTTTAAGTGTTGGGCAACGGCCAAAAACGGATGAGATAGAAGGCATCATGTTTTGCCTGCTAAACATGCTTTACTTCAACGATAGACATTGCTCGGTAGAGCAGGAGCAGATAAGCATAGTGTTGGGAAAGAACTTTGTGCTCACCTTCCAGGAAGATGCAAGCCGCGACGTATTTGATTCCCTTCGTGAAAAACTACGGTTATCGTCCAGCAAGATCAGGCACAGCGGTGCTGATTACCTCTGCTATTCATTGATAGATATGATCGTTGACCACTACTTTGTAGTGATGGAAAGCCTTGGCGAAAAGATTGAACAGCTGGAAGAAGAGATCATCAGAAATACCAACACCCGTTCGCTGGCAAAGATCAATAGCCTGAGAAAAGAACTGATAGTACTAAAACGAAACGTGTCACCGGTTCGCGACCTGGTGAATGGCTTTATAAAAAGTGAAAGCGAATTGCTGGAAGACCGCACTACAAAATATTTCAAGGATGTATACGACCATATAGTACAGGCTAATGACCTGGCGGAAAACTACCGCGATATGATGACGAGCCTGCAGGATCTGTACTTGAGTAAAGTGAACCTGAAGATGAATGAAGTAATGAAAGTGATGGCTGTAGTTACTTGCCTACTTGCACCGGCAACTGTTATAGGAGGAATCTTTGGAATGAACTTCGACATCATACCCTATGCACATAATCAATGGGGTTTTCATGTTACAGTAGGATTCATGCTACTGGTGCCTGTGATGATGTTATTCATCTTCAAAAGACGCGGCTGGTTCTAA
- a CDS encoding GAF domain-containing sensor histidine kinase: MTPLHLEELYSLKILDTENEEVFQNIVNMAALICKTSDSAITLIDKNRQWTKAGTANAIKNIPVENSFCIHTIASRQNIYIVDQPETNELFSNNPLVKKHHLRFYAGVPIKSPAGTTIGSLCVFHLQHHQLSEEQVNALQLLGKQVDLLLEQRAAFQQAQEEVRELQSKEGINKLMLSMLAHEIKTPLSNIQQLLGLFQQGALSREELTHLVDDSQERVDLLICTVEKLMYLGTQLLHSSSRRMKFYNIEELVRETVALQAKDIEAKQNLVSISCYIDTDVYVDGIGLQLVLNNLLHNANKYTTSGNINIWIFKEKDTLLIKVADDGKGMDKKTVHTILNDSPIASSLGTKNEKGSGAGLFLTRQYLKHTGGDMFISSLPNMGTTVTLQITEVQFIQEMNKAV, translated from the coding sequence ATGACTCCATTGCACCTGGAAGAACTTTATTCATTAAAGATCCTGGATACAGAAAATGAAGAAGTTTTTCAAAATATAGTGAACATGGCCGCGCTGATCTGTAAGACCAGCGACAGTGCTATTACACTTATTGATAAAAACAGGCAATGGACAAAAGCAGGCACTGCCAATGCAATTAAGAACATACCGGTAGAAAATTCTTTTTGCATTCATACCATTGCTTCCAGGCAAAACATATACATAGTAGACCAGCCAGAAACCAATGAATTGTTTAGCAACAATCCGCTGGTAAAAAAACATCACCTGCGCTTTTATGCAGGTGTTCCTATAAAATCACCTGCGGGTACTACCATTGGTTCTTTGTGCGTGTTTCACTTGCAGCATCACCAGCTAAGCGAGGAGCAGGTAAACGCCTTGCAACTGCTAGGTAAGCAGGTAGACCTACTGCTGGAGCAAAGAGCAGCTTTTCAACAGGCACAGGAAGAAGTGCGGGAATTACAGTCAAAAGAAGGAATCAACAAGTTGATGCTTTCGATGCTGGCGCATGAGATAAAAACGCCTCTTAGCAATATTCAACAACTGCTGGGCTTGTTTCAGCAGGGCGCGCTAAGCAGGGAAGAGCTTACACACCTGGTAGATGACTCGCAGGAGCGGGTAGACCTATTGATATGCACGGTTGAAAAGCTTATGTACCTGGGCACACAACTTCTTCATAGCAGTAGCCGCCGCATGAAGTTCTATAACATAGAAGAGCTTGTTCGCGAAACTGTAGCGCTACAAGCAAAGGATATAGAAGCCAAGCAAAACCTGGTTTCTATAAGCTGCTACATTGATACAGATGTTTATGTAGATGGAATAGGACTTCAACTAGTGCTGAATAATTTGCTTCACAACGCAAACAAGTACACCACCTCCGGCAATATCAATATCTGGATCTTTAAAGAGAAGGATACACTACTTATAAAAGTAGCAGATGATGGAAAAGGAATGGACAAAAAAACGGTTCATACCATTTTAAATGATTCGCCTATAGCCTCTTCTTTGGGTACAAAAAATGAAAAAGGATCGGGCGCTGGTTTATTCCTTACACGTCAGTATCTAAAGCATACCGGCGGCGACATGTTCATATCTTCTTTACCCAATATGGGCACTACAGTAACGCTACAAATCACAGAAGTACAGTTCATCCAAGAAATGAACAAGGCAGTTTAG
- the dnaN gene encoding DNA polymerase III subunit beta — protein MKFIVSSSSLLKHLQQINGVINANTVLPILEDFLFEIEDRKLTIVATDLETVMSVQMDVESKSNGRVCIPAKILIDSLKNIADQPLTFNIDKNFAVELTSDNGKYKVMGENPDNFPKAPTADDTTPFTMPSGALVTAINKTLFAVSNDDLRPAMTGVFFELSKDYIQFVATDAHRLVRYKRLDVKCPKNENFIVPKKPLNLLKNALPDNDDELTVSYNSNHLFVSHGTTQLICRLIDARFPDYKVVIPTDNPYKLVVGKGDFQSALRRVSVFSNKSTNQVALTISGSELQMAAQDVDFSFEGNERMNCQYDGEDLQIAFNARFLIEMLNAAETDEVKVELATSTKAGIIKPTSSEDNEDLLMLVMPLMLNN, from the coding sequence ATGAAGTTTATTGTTTCGTCTTCATCCTTGCTCAAACATTTGCAGCAGATAAACGGGGTGATCAATGCCAATACGGTATTACCCATTTTGGAAGACTTTCTATTTGAAATTGAAGACCGCAAACTGACCATTGTAGCCACCGATCTTGAGACCGTAATGAGCGTTCAGATGGATGTGGAAAGCAAATCAAACGGGCGTGTTTGTATCCCGGCTAAGATCCTGATCGACTCTCTTAAGAATATAGCAGACCAACCACTTACTTTTAATATCGATAAGAACTTTGCTGTAGAACTGACCAGCGATAATGGTAAGTATAAGGTGATGGGAGAGAACCCAGACAACTTCCCTAAGGCTCCTACTGCTGATGATACTACCCCTTTTACCATGCCTAGTGGCGCTTTGGTAACGGCTATCAATAAAACATTGTTTGCAGTAAGCAACGATGACCTTCGCCCTGCTATGACGGGTGTATTCTTCGAACTTTCTAAAGACTATATACAGTTTGTAGCTACCGATGCTCATCGCCTGGTTCGCTACAAGCGGCTTGATGTAAAATGTCCGAAGAACGAGAATTTCATTGTGCCTAAGAAGCCGCTGAACCTGCTAAAAAATGCACTGCCTGACAACGACGATGAACTTACTGTTAGCTATAACAGCAACCATTTATTTGTTTCGCATGGCACTACACAGCTAATCTGCCGACTGATAGATGCACGTTTCCCTGATTATAAGGTGGTAATACCTACAGACAATCCATACAAACTGGTTGTTGGTAAAGGTGATTTCCAGAGTGCGCTGCGCCGCGTAAGTGTTTTCAGTAACAAAAGCACCAACCAGGTTGCTCTTACTATAAGTGGTAGCGAACTACAAATGGCTGCCCAGGATGTAGATTTTTCTTTTGAAGGAAATGAAAGAATGAATTGCCAGTACGATGGCGAAGATCTACAGATTGCTTTCAATGCGCGTTTCTTAATTGAGATGCTGAACGCAGCTGAAACAGATGAAGTAAAAGTGGAACTGGCTACTTCTACCAAAGCAGGTATCATCAAACCAACATCAAGCGAGGATAACGAAGACCTGCTGATGCTGGTAATGCCACTCATGCTCAACAACTAA